A window of Polaribacter litorisediminis contains these coding sequences:
- a CDS encoding alpha/beta hydrolase, producing MRVKLFFILSLIILTQSCENADYEKNKELYLQEQLEFAKPISNFIKGNKYPLYILNQNDFTQKIDSLQSIFTQYLDNNKSKLDKKTFNEETVLIKLVFDKFILEYPELHKRYTGEKISLSKTNQSKLNQNLKIFNDTSFFSTRELKEYITSHIQIESDKKLGSGVFSKSDNQQLRADWSVIDKIFTNSKISDFWKHKYLDYHINNFGIKNIDKIYSSFIASCKTIEYKKSISKVYNSHKMGRDNHLIETYKEVDGFKLDMHLFIPNSEEFKGKRPTIVKFHGGSWSEGKPDWFFSTAESYAKQGWVVAVVEYRIKGRHNTYPFESVKDAKSAIRWIRENAEKYNIDSNKIIATGDSAGGHLSLAITLIENWNESTDNLRVNAVPNVIIVNAGVYDLTTRENRWITEQYENKEIAKEISPNHLLKKSPIKMLLIHGEKDRNCPYEIAVSFHKEMKKLGNDIQFHTVKNADHWIWFGKHSAEVSKITSEFIRSLNF from the coding sequence ATGAGAGTAAAACTATTCTTTATATTGTCCTTAATAATACTTACACAAAGTTGTGAAAATGCAGATTATGAAAAGAATAAAGAACTCTACTTGCAAGAACAATTAGAATTTGCGAAACCAATATCGAATTTTATTAAAGGAAATAAGTACCCATTATATATTCTAAACCAAAATGATTTTACACAAAAGATAGATTCATTACAGTCCATCTTTACTCAATATCTTGACAATAATAAAAGTAAATTGGACAAGAAAACCTTTAATGAGGAAACTGTATTAATTAAATTGGTATTCGACAAGTTTATTTTAGAATACCCTGAACTTCACAAAAGATATACAGGTGAAAAAATTTCCCTATCTAAAACAAATCAATCTAAACTGAACCAGAACTTAAAAATCTTTAACGACACAAGTTTTTTTTCAACTAGAGAGTTAAAAGAATATATAACTTCACACATTCAAATTGAATCTGATAAAAAATTAGGAAGCGGTGTTTTTAGCAAATCAGACAATCAGCAATTACGAGCAGACTGGAGTGTTATAGACAAAATATTCACCAATAGTAAAATCAGTGATTTTTGGAAACACAAATATCTAGACTACCATATTAACAATTTTGGAATAAAAAATATAGACAAAATTTATTCTAGTTTTATTGCCTCTTGTAAAACAATTGAATATAAAAAAAGTATTAGCAAAGTTTATAATTCTCATAAAATGGGAAGAGATAATCACCTTATAGAAACCTATAAAGAAGTAGATGGTTTTAAATTAGATATGCATTTGTTTATACCAAATTCTGAGGAATTCAAAGGAAAGCGACCTACAATAGTAAAATTTCATGGAGGTAGTTGGTCTGAAGGGAAACCTGACTGGTTTTTTAGTACAGCAGAATCATACGCCAAACAAGGCTGGGTAGTTGCTGTTGTTGAATATCGAATAAAAGGAAGGCATAATACTTACCCCTTTGAGTCTGTTAAAGATGCTAAATCTGCAATTCGCTGGATAAGAGAAAATGCGGAAAAATATAATATAGATTCTAATAAAATTATTGCCACAGGAGATTCAGCTGGAGGTCATTTATCTTTAGCAATAACACTTATTGAGAATTGGAATGAGAGTACAGATAATCTGCGAGTAAATGCAGTGCCTAATGTTATCATAGTAAATGCAGGAGTTTATGATTTAACAACTAGAGAAAATAGATGGATTACTGAACAGTACGAAAATAAAGAAATAGCCAAAGAAATTTCACCAAACCATTTATTAAAAAAGAGTCCTATTAAAATGCTTTTAATTCATGGAGAAAAAGATAGAAATTGTCCTTATGAAATCGCAGTATCTTTTCATAAA
- a CDS encoding helix-turn-helix domain-containing protein, translating to MKQPQLGKKILELRLDKGLTQTELAEKCNISLRTIQRIESTEVTPRSYTLKLIFKVLDFDGFSSSIKSENSNNSRKNVVRTILILLTTSIVSILIFKLVINSNKQSTKEVTEIIHNNQSNIKKWMNNKQVDSVLTIYNDNACILNSVCGKIQIRQMMNDIVNNDYELIEYNSISINVSDTIAVEKYKNTYRYKGKVSNQIGITEWHFKNGKWLITNDVFRD from the coding sequence ATGAAACAACCCCAATTAGGAAAAAAAATATTAGAGTTAAGACTTGATAAAGGATTAACGCAAACTGAACTGGCTGAAAAGTGCAATATAAGCTTAAGAACTATTCAAAGAATAGAGTCTACAGAAGTTACACCAAGAAGTTATACGCTTAAGTTAATTTTTAAGGTTCTGGATTTTGATGGTTTTAGTTCTTCAATAAAATCAGAAAACTCAAATAATTCGAGAAAAAATGTAGTTAGAACTATCCTTATACTTTTAACGACTTCTATTGTTTCTATTCTTATTTTCAAACTTGTCATTAACTCTAATAAACAATCAACCAAAGAAGTAACTGAAATCATACATAATAATCAATCAAACATAAAAAAATGGATGAACAACAAACAAGTTGATTCAGTACTCACAATATATAATGATAATGCTTGTATTTTAAATTCAGTATGTGGAAAGATTCAAATTCGCCAAATGATGAATGACATTGTGAATAATGATTATGAATTAATTGAATATAATTCTATATCCATAAATGTTAGTGACACCATAGCTGTAGAAAAATACAAGAACACTTATAGATACAAAGGAAAAGTTAGTAATCAAATAGGTATTACAGAATGGCATTTTAAAAATGGAAAATGGCTGATTACAAATGATGTATTTCGCGATTAA